The Acanthochromis polyacanthus isolate Apoly-LR-REF ecotype Palm Island chromosome 2, KAUST_Apoly_ChrSc, whole genome shotgun sequence genome contains a region encoding:
- the hnf4b gene encoding hepatic nuclear factor 4, beta isoform X1 gives MKLTGTIFKLEYTHYSTDREHLNNMMLIPLQTDTTDSPVSAVASSLSQADGSRTLCSICADRATGKHYGASSCDGCKGFFRRSIRNNHSYSCRFNRKCIVDKDKRNQCRYCRLRKCFKAGMRKEAVQNERDCANTHRAKGQTVGTLSISVLLQAEASVQQIPALLSPRSHDINAKKTACVGDLFESMKQQLLLLVEWAKHIPEFCSLPIDDRVTLLRTHSAEHLILGAARRSLPCDNLILLGNDFVIPMSGAEVEVSRVAFRIQEELVKPLRDLDITDQEFACLRTIVFFAPDCLGLESPQVVRHLRFQAHLLLEEATCEQRGRFGELLLILPPLQSIAWQMVETLHLAQLLGEARMDSLLLEMLLGEATKTGDGLCSGNDQTQEQHNDQRASSSHLTSVISHVSTTLTNALSAAHTDWH, from the exons ATGAAGCTTACCGGGACTATCTTTAAGCTGGAGTACACTCATTACAGCACAGACCGAGAACATTTAAACAACATGATGCTGATACCTCTACAAACTGATACAACAG ATTCACCAGTGTCAGCAGTCGCTTCATCACTGTCACAGGCTGATGGAAGTAGGACTCTGTGTTCCATATGTGCCGACAGAGCCACAGGTAAACATTATGGTGCATCCAGCTGTGATGGCTGCAAGGGCTTCTTCAGGAGGAGCATTCGCAACAACCACAGTTACAGCTGTAG GTTCAACAGGAAATGCATTGTGGACAAAGACAAAAGGAACCAGTGTCGTTACTGCAGACTACGAAAGTGTTTCAAGGCTGGAATGAGAAAGGAAG CCGTTCAGAATGAGAGAGACTGCGCCAACACTCACAGAGCCAAGGGACAGACAGTGGGCACTCTGTCCATCAGTGTGCTGCTGCAGGCCGAGGCCAGTGTGCAACAG ATCCCAGCGCTGCTCTCACCTAGGAGTCATGACATCAATGCCAAGAAGACAGCCTGCGTGGGAGACCTGTTTGAGTCCATGAAGCAGCAACTCCTCCTGCTGGTGGAGTGGGCAAAACACATACCAGAGTTCTGCAGCCTCCCGATAGATGACAGG gtaACCCTGCTACGAACCCACTCTGCAGAACATCTTATTCTAGGTGCAGCAAGACGCTCACTGCCTTGCGACAATCTCATTCTACTAG GCAATGACTTTGTGATCCCCATGAGTGGTGCAGAGGTCGAGGTGTCCAGAGTGGCTTTCAGAATCCAAGAGGAGCTGGTCAAACCTCTCAGAGATCTGGACATCACAGACCAAGAGTTTGCTTGCCTCAGAACTATTGTCTTCTTTGCTCCAG ACTGTCTGGGGCTGGAGAGTCCTCAGGTGGTTCGACATCTGCGCTTCCAGGCCCACCTTCTGCTTGAAGAGGCAACCTGTGAGCAGCGGGGAAGGTTcggggagctgctgctgatcctGCCTCCCCTGCAGAGCATTGCCTGGCAGATGGTGGAGACTCTCCACCTAGCACAGCTGCTGGGTGAAGCCAGGATGGACAGTCTGCTGCTGGAGATGCTGCTGGGAGAGGCAACCAAAACAGGAGATGGACTGTGTTCAG GCAATGATCAAACTCAAGAGCAGCATAATGACCAAAGAGCCTCATCTAGTCACCTCACCTCTGTGATCTCTCATGTTTCAACAA CTCTTACAAATGCCCTCTCTGCTGCCCACACAGACTGGCACTGA
- the hnf4b gene encoding hepatic nuclear factor 4, beta isoform X2, with product MKLTGTIFKLEYTHYSTDREHLNNMMLIPLQTDTTDSPVSAVASSLSQADGSRTLCSICADRATGKHYGASSCDGCKGFFRRSIRNNHSYSCRFNRKCIVDKDKRNQCRYCRLRKCFKAGMRKEAVQNERDCANTHRAKGQTVGTLSISVLLQAEASVQQIPALLSPRSHDINAKKTACVGDLFESMKQQLLLLVEWAKHIPEFCSLPIDDRVTLLRTHSAEHLILGAARRSLPCDNLILLGNDFVIPMSGAEVEVSRVAFRIQEELVKPLRDLDITDQEFACLRTIVFFAPDCLGLESPQVVRHLRFQAHLLLEEATCEQRGRFGELLLILPPLQSIAWQMVETLHLAQLLGEARMDSLLLEMLLGEATKTGDGLCSGNDQTQEQHNDQRASSSHLTSVISHVSTNWH from the exons ATGAAGCTTACCGGGACTATCTTTAAGCTGGAGTACACTCATTACAGCACAGACCGAGAACATTTAAACAACATGATGCTGATACCTCTACAAACTGATACAACAG ATTCACCAGTGTCAGCAGTCGCTTCATCACTGTCACAGGCTGATGGAAGTAGGACTCTGTGTTCCATATGTGCCGACAGAGCCACAGGTAAACATTATGGTGCATCCAGCTGTGATGGCTGCAAGGGCTTCTTCAGGAGGAGCATTCGCAACAACCACAGTTACAGCTGTAG GTTCAACAGGAAATGCATTGTGGACAAAGACAAAAGGAACCAGTGTCGTTACTGCAGACTACGAAAGTGTTTCAAGGCTGGAATGAGAAAGGAAG CCGTTCAGAATGAGAGAGACTGCGCCAACACTCACAGAGCCAAGGGACAGACAGTGGGCACTCTGTCCATCAGTGTGCTGCTGCAGGCCGAGGCCAGTGTGCAACAG ATCCCAGCGCTGCTCTCACCTAGGAGTCATGACATCAATGCCAAGAAGACAGCCTGCGTGGGAGACCTGTTTGAGTCCATGAAGCAGCAACTCCTCCTGCTGGTGGAGTGGGCAAAACACATACCAGAGTTCTGCAGCCTCCCGATAGATGACAGG gtaACCCTGCTACGAACCCACTCTGCAGAACATCTTATTCTAGGTGCAGCAAGACGCTCACTGCCTTGCGACAATCTCATTCTACTAG GCAATGACTTTGTGATCCCCATGAGTGGTGCAGAGGTCGAGGTGTCCAGAGTGGCTTTCAGAATCCAAGAGGAGCTGGTCAAACCTCTCAGAGATCTGGACATCACAGACCAAGAGTTTGCTTGCCTCAGAACTATTGTCTTCTTTGCTCCAG ACTGTCTGGGGCTGGAGAGTCCTCAGGTGGTTCGACATCTGCGCTTCCAGGCCCACCTTCTGCTTGAAGAGGCAACCTGTGAGCAGCGGGGAAGGTTcggggagctgctgctgatcctGCCTCCCCTGCAGAGCATTGCCTGGCAGATGGTGGAGACTCTCCACCTAGCACAGCTGCTGGGTGAAGCCAGGATGGACAGTCTGCTGCTGGAGATGCTGCTGGGAGAGGCAACCAAAACAGGAGATGGACTGTGTTCAG GCAATGATCAAACTCAAGAGCAGCATAATGACCAAAGAGCCTCATCTAGTCACCTCACCTCTGTGATCTCTCATGTTTCAACAA ACTGGCACTGA